Below is a genomic region from Helianthus annuus cultivar XRQ/B chromosome 2, HanXRQr2.0-SUNRISE, whole genome shotgun sequence.
TTAGAAAAGATTTcagtttctctctcctctctctctctctagaactcTTGTTTCATAAGCATCATAACTCAAGATTCTTTCTTAGTTTCTTACAATGGCTCCATCAAGAAAAAATGCAAGAAAACCAAGAAGAACcttaaagaagaagaagaatatggTTCAAGAGACTAATTCGTTGTTATGTTCTGATCATGATACAGTGTTGAACTTGAATAAGATGGATGAGATTAATAGTATTGGATGTACAACTCCTAAAGCACAAAAGTACCAGATTCCGGAGATTCTAACATGCCCACCGGCTCCGAAGAAGAAACCGAGGCTTGTTTCGAGTTGTACATTGAGAAGATCACCGATATCTTTCTTTGATCCTCCTGATATAGAGGTGTTCTTTGCTTCTCACTTGGCATCTATTTATAATCATGTTCATACACCTGTAAGATGATCATTAACATCTTCTAGTAAGTTAGTTTAGTATTTGTTTATTTAGAATTGGCCAAAGTTATTGATTGGCAGTTTGCTTTTCTTTCTATCTTTCTTTATGTTATTTTGAATATGTTTGATGATGAAGAAGGAGAGGGAGGGAGATAGAAGTGTTAGTGTGTGGCTTTTTTTAGAAGAAGCATTCAACTTTTTTAAGTTTTTGAGTTTGTGTGGTAGGGTATGATCATGATGAAGTTATGCTAGCTAATTAATTGTATTGCTAACTTTTTAAAGTTTGAGCATGAGTGCAATGTATGGTTGATTGGACTATATTTACCAATATTGGACTTTGAATGAATatgtttgtttctttttttttcatgtttagaTTTTGATCATGAGAGATCCCACAAGATGAATTGTTTTAAAGGACATATTTCCCCTCACATATATGTTTTGTGTTTTCCTTTTTTTGTTAACATTATTCCCTTTAAGATATCCTAAATGATATATATAATTTAACCCATGTATATTACTAATTTGATGTGTGTTCATATGTGTATCTTTGTATATACACACCTCTTTATGTATGCCGATGGCCTCAATTGGTCTAAGGGggagggggtggtcactagtgatagaattctatcactcacaaccttttttggtggcaatggtcatcactcaccaccacacccaacaatttcccccaaccaacaattcctCTCACAAAATCTGGCCATCACGCCGTTGAATTTTACACGCGTTACATTACCACGCGTTATAGTTGAGGAGTGGCGGTGGGAAAATCAATAGTTCCACGCGTTATGGCTCCCCATCACGGAACAATAACGATCGACCCCGCCTGGCCTAATGACACAAGGTGTTTATATGCATCCCAATGGTGCGGATTCAAGTCCTTTAGATTTTTTGTTCATCGCTCAAAAAACATATTAACAATATAAGGATGTATGTCTCCTTAGATAGCGCCATGGACCCATCTTGATGGACCTCAATATATCTTGTAAGCTATCATGTAAAATGTTCTCTAATCAACACAAAACATTTTCTCTTTTACATAATCTTGTGTTTCTCTTAGCTAGCTCGTATCACTGCATATATCATAATAAAACCGACTTAGTAGAGATTAAGTGACAGATGGTTTATTTAGAAGGAGATAAGTTTGtgaaaatagattttttttttaacggcaaacgTTACCCCTACTCTACTTTACACCAAAATTCTAAACTATTCCCTTACCTAGGGTTGAACTTTGAACCTGAACCTCCCATGTAAGCGGCATATGCCTCTACCAAATGGGTAGCTCCGTCAATACGTACAATTTTTGAAATTAGATAATCTTAGTGTATGATGtatctttttataaaaacttaaaTATCTTGTGTGAGATAATACGGATCAAATTCTGTTCAAACTATATCTACGCATATTCTTTTATTTGTGGCATATATATGACTCCTCAAACAAACATGCATGGTCCAATGAAAAATGCATATGTAAGGGAACCTTTTTGATATGAAACATTATTTATAGTGGGAGATGTCATAAACCAATATATGCATATAAATTCAATCATCTTGATGCATGTGTTTGCATATATatacatgtaatatacatgtacCTACTTTATACGAGGACCACCATGCACCTCAAGAGTGATATAAACAATGGCCCCTTCACAGAACTTTTGAGGCTTTAATCAATGCAATGCAAAAGACTTGTACAAAAGGTGTTTTAATATTTTCCACTTCTGAAATACAGAGTTGGAAAAGACATTAAAAGCTCTCTCTATCTCTTgtgaaacccccccccccccccccacacacacacacacacaaacatgttaattattattttctttaatgAACTGCAAAGTACTGATGAGGAGCAAGTAAATGAGAGAGAGGAGGGTAAAGGAGTCAATTTGCATAAAGACTAAATTAACAAAGGGTGGGGACAATGGACCTAATTTGGAATGTTGTAGTTTTCAATAtgggttaagttgaggtgagATCATGGTGTCAGATTGATGCTATCTGTTTGTTTGTGTTGAGGCCAACATGAACAATGGAATCCAAAGAAGGTTTTTATGTTCCCACCTGTGTTAAGAGATTCAGCAACTTAttaaaaattttcatattttaAAAAGATTTCGATATCATTTTTATAACTTTAATACTTTTTGTTGAATGTCACATACACAAGACATAAACGGGGAGCTTTATTGTTAACTTGTACGGTATGAAATAATGCTATCTATCAATCCTTTTAactatatgaaaaaaaaaagaaaaaaaaatcaaataaaaaccaAATCTGGTTGGTTTATGCAGGTGGGCCCCAAAGCTTTCTTCCTCTCACACCCGCTGTGACTTTGGCGGAGGCCAAGGATGGCGTCACCCTTTGGCAGAGGCTGGGTGGTGTAAGGGGCGCCACTTAGATGAGATGGCTTGAGGCGTTGCCCCATATCATCCGGTCTAACGGAAATCCAATAGAAAAATTCATATTTGTAAAAATAATGCTTTTTTTTTCCTGATTTATTTATACCAAGTAAGTATATATTCCATGGTTAAGGCATATCTTTAAAGTCATTAAGTCATGATTCTATTTAAACTGTTTCCATAACAGAAGAAGtttcaaatttctttttttaGGATCATATATAACTTAACTCAGTCAACTAagcttcttttttttttaaattgtcaCTTAATGTTTTGAAGTTATTATAGATATAGATACAATAAACATgtgttataaaatataataatattgtTATATAGATATAAAACAAGTCGAAACCGAGACTCAAGTATGGATCAGCGTATTTACACGGTAGCCACAACCCACTGACTAtcacatattaaataaaataaataaataaaaccaatgACTATTAATTTTTAGATAGGCACCAATGACTATTAATGGATAACAATTAAtaaaaatgtaataaatattgaAGAGAGAAAACTTTCCAAATTATACAAAACATGGAATATTTGAGATAACTAATAACAGTATTGTAATTTTGTAAAACTGTGACTGAATAAatgttatttatttttattatcttttacttttttttaacaacaaatttcCTTTATTCTCTGctgtctgtgggacttgaactcGAGATCAACCCCTCTCAAGGTGTTTAAAGGTTTTGTtggaaaaatatgtgaaaatagcatttttcacaaatataggaaaatgattttttcctcttttgaactagaaataaatataataaaatgagcgcgttttatatatttatttgtgggtttgtgttctatgttggaagagctttgcaacgaactaaaccacgtccaaaacggagctaagatgaatgagatatcgatgctcaaagttgggtgtttgaaacattgaatgctgaaacaaaagggaaagtagcacattgtcccacatcggaggagagatggaacttaaatgggtatttgttgatgcagattttgtgtccgatgcttgtcgaatagattagttattattgtacgctgaatttgtaatagttagtgaaacggtcaaacaaacgtgtatagacccgctcgtttaaagtggtcaaacgagagggttatttggTTGACCGTGTGGGTtttgctagacaaattatggttgtataatgtGACAAAATGGTATAAAATATACAGCACAAACACAGAAATAACAAAGAACACAGAGGAAGCGACAAAACATGACGTAACTTTTATTATCTTTACCAACCCGAAAAACACCCAAACCACCCAAGATCTTACAGAACTGTAAGATCAGAAAAACGAACAATACAAAGTTCACAATCAACTGATAACGATCAGTTGATTAATCAAAACAAAAAACAACTAGAATGAAATGTTACAACCTGAACAAAGAAGATTTGCAAGATCTGGAAAATAATACTAAACAGACGAAGAGATTAATCTTCACTAAATCTTCGACATATCACCAGCAGATCAAACGAACATCAACTAAAACGAACAGACCTTGATTCGTCTTCAACTTGATTCGTCTTCAACTGGTATGAACAAAAACCCCAAAGTTAGAGAGTGTGAGATAAGATGAATGAACGTTCCAGAAACCCTAGCTCACAAGAGGCCTTTTATACACCTGCAAAAATACATTTACACTTTGCACCCACATAAATCATCACATATGATCGGAACCCCTGAGAAGTTTCATATTACACCCTTGAACTTAAAACAATAACACTGATGCATTTAGAAGTTGTTATAACCGAATGAATTAATCACAAGCCCAGCTTGTATTAGTTATAACTTGACCGGGCCCAACAACAACATAAGCCCAATAAATAAGCAGTCTAGAATATGAATGAACATATAAGGATATTTTCAACATGCCCCCATCATTCATATTCTGTACATGTCAATTTTCCCAGTTTATGACACATAGTGTGTTGTAACCTGAATGACAGCCTAAAAAGCCACTTTTAACACGCCCCCTTCATTCAGGGGTAAACATGGCAAAAATTACCAAGTTCCTTACAAAGAGATTGACATCGGTTAACACACAATTCCTTCGCAAAAAAAATTTTCAGGTTCAATAATACTAGCGTAAAATCCCTTTCTCAAAAAATACAGATCAATTTCAAAGTGAACAGACCTCTGATGTATAACAGGATTCTTACAAACGATATGACAAGAACACACCAGACAGTTAACAAAACAGACAACTAACAAAACAGACAAAACTGTTATGATAAGAACACCAGACAACGATGAAAGCCTACATGGTTCTGGCAACCAGAAACATATCTCTTACACAAGAGAAAACTTACAAGGCTAACATTACATACATTCAAAAAACCAAGACTATAAGACACAGCCAAACAAATCCTGGTTAAACACAGAATTACACAATTTGTAACCAGAATAACATATCTCACACGAGACAACATAACTCGGAACAAAGACTGAAAACAACAAATCATACGATTCTAAGAATTCAGAACCAAGTCCAAAAAACAATACGTGTGAAGAACTCAAAGATAATTTGAATAAAGCAAAAAACTTTTTACAACTCCACAACAAATACAAAATCACAAGAGCCATACCAAATGCATAACACAATCAGATACACATCTGACAATCATAAAGTCACACGACTTTCACAACTAAGACAAAACTCGCAAACATGAGTATCAAACATGGAATTACAAATCCCCATACAAAACAACTATCAGATACAATACTAATAGTACAAAGAATGAAGAACCACATGGTTCTATCATAATTCAAGAAACATATCTGATGAAAAACAAAGAGATATAAACCTCTATACAACTCAGAACGATGTCTGAAAACTTGAATCACATGTTTCAAGACCATAAAAAGTCACACGACTTTAAAAAAACAGAACCAAGTCTGAAACTTTTGAATCACACGATTCAAAAAACAGTTATGACAAAACTTAGAATCACACAATTCTATGTCACATAACAATTTTACAGCTAAAAAACCCCTAGGAGAATAAAAACAGAGAACTTTTTCAACTAGATAAAGAACCAACTCACCTACCAAAGAGATAAACAAGGCTGTAAAACATATCCAAGAACAATCTTGAGACAACACAACTGGTTAGAAACACTCGAACCACATGGTTCACCTAACCATACAACAAGAGACAATAACTCTTAGACAAGATAGAACATAATTCAAGAAACAATCTTGAACCAATACACTGAACCACATGATTCAACAATCAGAATACAACCTTTCAAACTAAACAACGTATGAGTTGGTAAACATTTTTTTACTTAGACAACATCCTCTATCATGATAATCAAGCGACCAGACAGACATGCAAAATACAGTAGACATGGTTCTTATAACACACAATTTCGAGATCCTGGATAACCCTTGAAATTTAAAAAACCAAAACTCCGTTATAAACCTTTTATGgtatttaaaaaaacaaagttACATTCAGCAATTTTAATAGTCATATAATGACAGATTTTTAAACCACTTCTATACAAGAAACCACATAGACAAACAGAATCAACCAATAAACCAGCCAAGGAACAAAAAATACAAATAGACAAAAAACCTAGATGTAAAATCCTAAGGCGAAGCTGTATCAGTTtccagattccaggttcatcactcaTAGTGCCTGGACAGGTCTTAATACAGGAGCCACGATCTAAGACACAAAATAGTCACGTAATcaaaaataacaaacaaacaacaatgccggtcctcactaccccgacttcaactaaccaacaacaacaaaaattaaaaaaaacagtgACGAGACAGAAAAGATCTTACAGAGGGTGCGTATAATATCAATAGAGATCACAACTGTAGTTTTCAAGAACTACAAAAAACTAGCCAAGTCACAGCAAAATATCTCTGGTTGGTTTGCCCTAAAACCTTCAAGGGTTTTAGAGACCAACACAGGTCTTCAATAAGCAATCGATAGAAGAACTCCTTCTTCAGCACCAAACTACTGTTACAAGACTTTGCAGGTATCCAAACATCAAATAGATTGCGTCTCACAAAATCCAAATCCAAACAGATCTTACAAGATCTTTACCTGCAATCGCTAAAAAAAAGAACAGACAAGAAGAAGAAACCAAACAACTGATCTGAACACAAGACAACAACGGAAATTCAACACAATATACTATACCAGTTCCAAATACATGTAGAATTAATAAGGATCAACAATCTTGTAAAATCGAAATTCAAGATCTGATATATTTCACCAATTAACACCAAACCCTAACACTTAGAAACGCAACTGAAACTGAACGATATACATGACTAAATATGACCAAAACAAACTGAAAGTCTCAACAAAAAACTTATAGCTCACACAACTAGATCTAACAGGAAAACAAAACCAAATATGCTCAATCCTCATGAATAATCACTTAGAATCATCATAGATATCAACCTTTCAATTTAATGATATCAGCCAATTCAACAAAAATGAATCTATAACAATGAAAACGTTTTGAGAGAATCACACGAGAGAACATAAAATATATTTCCCATTGTCTAGTAAAAATACCTCATCTTGGGAGATTTAAAGCATGTCCTATCAATAAAGCTAATTTTCTTTTAACTTGCAAGTTAAATTCATATTATTGACCCATATAATATAGTTGTCAATTGTTATCAACAAAATCCTCCAACTATAGTATGAAGGTACAAATAGCATACTCAATAAATCAACCAGAACAAGATGCAGGTAGTTACACAACTCAGTGTGGCATATCAAGGATTAATTAAAGTTGATGCAAACACACAATCGATAAAAACTTATCACACAAATGATGAACATATAATAAGTGTTTAATGTGATCAACTGTAACTATAACAATCACAAAGAAATGCAACATGTATATACAAACACATAAGAACAGGATATGACACACCCTGTTATCTAATCCAATTGTTGGTCCACCTAACCCAGCCAAGATATGCCTAACAATACAAAAGCGTgtgacaaaaaataaaaaaggaatAAGGAAGATCTCACAGTGCTTAATCCAACAGAGGTAAAAACACCTTCACTAAGGGTTATGAGATTTTTAAGCAACCTTAACACCAAAAATGAAGAGAAATAACCTGATCTTGTAACACCACACAGGCCTTCTGTAACAAGTTTCTCATGATTCCCTGTGAATAGTTCTTTTGGTGGATTGTGGATCTCCGAAGAACACCTTCAGATCTGGTAAACAACATGTCTAACCTTGACTTTTAATATCAAGAACCATAAGCACGGACTTAGATCTTAACGAGCAGTCTACAAAGCACTCTTTCACCCAAAAAACCCGATCAGATCTAGTTCCCACATTTCTCATCTCCGCACACAACCACGGGTCAAGAAACTCCAGGTGACATGAACAGACAAGGTCCACTGAGCGACCAGAACAACTCCGGCGACAAAAAAGACAAGAAAATCGAACCACTGGCTGGAAACAACGAAAAACAAAAGAGACCATAAGCAGCACCAAGACTATCAACAGTAACAGAAACACTACATACAGAGTGCAGATTACATTTGTTAAAGCTCGAACGAATAAAGGATAACCTTTCTTATGGATGATGAGTTAAAAAATGATGAttgaaacaaaacaaaacaaaaaattgaATGGTCAGATATTGGAACCGAGGAGTTTGcacaagaaaaaaaaatgaacgaaaccctaatttttaggttttttttttttcactcaCAAATAACACCAAAAACAGATCCACAATTTCAACACAACCCAAGAGAATAATCGAACAGAATCAAAATTCCCAATTTTCTGATCAAAACCCTTTCCAGATCATCAAAtctaataaaaacaaaaaactaTCCAATCTTGATTCCGAACTATGAACCACCAGATCTGTACCTGTACACACTACAAGAAACGGATTAAAAAAAACGAGACAAGGACAAACCAAAAAACGAACTCAACGCACAGCGGAAATCCCATAAATCAGACTCATGAgctattagctctgataccatgacaAAATGGTATAAAATATACAGCACAAACACAGAAATAACAAAGAACACAGAGGAAGCGACAAAACATGACGTAACTTTTATTATCTTTACCAACCCGAAAAACACCCAAACCACCCAAGATCTTACAGAACTGTAAGATCAGAAAAACGAACAATACAAAGTTCACAATCAACTGATAACGATCAGTTGATTAATCAAAACAAAAAACAACTAGAATGAAATGTTACAACCTGAACAAAGAAGATTTGCAAGATCTGGAAAATAATACTAAACAGACGAAGAGATTAATCTTCACTAAATCTTCGACATATCACCAGCAGATCAAACGAACATCAACTAAAACGAACAGA
It encodes:
- the LOC110900309 gene encoding cyclin-dependent protein kinase inhibitor SMR13, whose translation is MAPSRKNARKPRRTLKKKKNMVQETNSLLCSDHDTVLNLNKMDEINSIGCTTPKAQKYQIPEILTCPPAPKKKPRLVSSCTLRRSPISFFDPPDIEVFFASHLASIYNHVHTPVR